TTCTACTATTAAATCCGGATGGATAAGCCGGGAAACCTCCACCAGTGTAGCTGCAGGTTTAACTTCCCCGAAAAACTTCTGATGGGCTCTCCCGAATTCCTCCCATTGGTCTATATCAGTAATAAAAGTCCTCGTCCGAACTACATCATTCAGAGAAGCACCGGCTTTCTTCAGTGCCCTCTCAATATTCAGGATACATTGTTTGGTCTGAAGATAGAGGTCATCTTTTCCCACTACATCCCCGTTTTTATCAATACCCGTTGTGCCCGATACAAAAATCTGATTTCCGGTCTTCACCGCTCTACTGTATCCTACTTTAGCTTCCCACTCCGCCCCGGAGGATATATTCGTTCGCATTTTTTCTTTACCTGAGTTCTGAATAATTTATTTAAAGTTCATCGTTTTATGAATATCAGAGCGAGTTTTAAACCCAAATATACTATCGTTTTCCGGGACCTTCCTGATTTGGCCTAGGCTACAAGAATCGGGTGATCTTCTTCTTTGAATAACTGCTTGAGATAAGCTATCGCTTTTTCTTTGTCCTGATATTTAGTGTCAATAAGGTAGGCTTTGGGATTCCCCAAAACTTTGCCGGTAGCACTGAATTGCCAATACCGATCTGTAAAACAAAGTTCCTCCATATCTTTATAATAAATGACTTTTGAATTAATCACTCCATAGCGGGTCATCTTTTCGTTGTCAAATTCAATATGGTGACGAAAGCTATAAAACATAGTATATAGCATACCTAGACAAAAAAGAATCATAATTGCTCCAAAAAGAAGCGCCTGGTTTTTGCCCATATATTCCCACAACTCTGTCATTCCATAGAAAAGATAACCGACAGCACCAATACAGATAACC
The nucleotide sequence above comes from Gracilimonas sp.. Encoded proteins:
- a CDS encoding RidA family protein, yielding MRTNISSGAEWEAKVGYSRAVKTGNQIFVSGTTGIDKNGDVVGKDDLYLQTKQCILNIERALKKAGASLNDVVRTRTFITDIDQWEEFGRAHQKFFGEVKPAATLVEVSRLIHPDLIVEIEVDAVV